A section of the Poecile atricapillus isolate bPoeAtr1 chromosome 36, bPoeAtr1.hap1, whole genome shotgun sequence genome encodes:
- the LOC131591014 gene encoding tenascin-X-like isoform X7, whose amino-acid sequence MSPQLSLCRHGSPCAPLVCVPVSLRCPQRCSCVPYRCACIPGDVPSGVPRVSGCPLWVSLLPLCVTVGVPQDVPVPLRPPMGVPCVSCVSLVCPTVSPHPPGAFFALDVPTAVPMSLIGACVSPWMSPWMFLNSPGCSHKCPACPPTCACVPPVVVPTVVAVSLHDVRVHLWLPLRIPMSPFSPRTMPMTLELRLLLLALALRGEAVSPSVSPSVSPSVSPAASSPESPSETCGAALADVLRRLRELEGHVRALRGHCGDTGGPQAGTGRSVQLCAPPAGGGCACPAPSAEAPPPAPPPACPRGCSDQGRCERGRCRCFPGFSGPDCATPACSPGWGGARCDIEVPWVTPRLASRTPTSLRITWPQPLVPPDGYRVTLVPLDDPVAMTTHELPSSAVAFSVTGLSPGHPFELLVQARRGPHLGAPGVLRLRTALIPSVPHYEGSPASPQGSLGSPAVAPSARGPPESPGSPGSLGPPGSPVSPISPDLSLGSPGFLGSPASPKVPASPVARGSLGSPAPPRSSMSPESPESPAPSEFPGSSVSQDFSVSPASPESPLSPEFPELPGSPESPMFPGSTPPPWSPVSPWPPLSPGIPSLQDLVARLSTYSGSLLQRLESHLRATNFPLRGNQTVPGVARAILAYILRRHPALGRRQGPTGESGNQEPVLEWADMDGMELTEPWRDVEKTVKAEPEELRPSRPVLGDLSVTSITPSSVQLQWSVPKGSFDSFMLQYRDAEGQPQALPIAGGSRSVTVPGLSPSHRYRFHLYGLRGKKKIDHVSTEAVTAAEEPEELPQPTEEPQDENPQTEAPPSEATPAQAVLDELRVSSVSPSSVQLQWSVPKGSFDSFMLQYRDAEGQPQALPIAGGSRSVTVPGLSPSRRYRFHLYGLRGGKRIDRVSTDTVTASEEPLPSEEPKQEKPKAESTTSDALPAPAVLSELTVSSVTPSSVQLQWSVPEGPFDSFMLQYRDAEGQPQALPIHGESRSVTVPGLSPSHRYRFHLYGLRGKKKIDHVSTEAMTAAEEPEELPQPTEEPQDENPQTEAPPSEATPAQAVLDELRVSSVSPSSVQLQWSVPKGSFDSFMLQYRDAEGQPQALPIAGGSRSVTVPGLSPSRRYRFHLYGLRGGKRIDRVSTDTVTASEEPLPSETKQEKPKAESTTSDALPAPAVLSDMTVSSVTPSSVQLQWSVPEGPFDSFMLQYRDAEGQPQALPIHGESRSVMVPGLSPSHRYRFHLYGLRGRKKIVHVSTEAVTAAEEPEELPQPTEEPQDENPQTEAPPSEATPAQAVLDELRVSSVSPSSVQLQWSVPKGSFDSFMLQYRDAEGQPQALPIAGGSRSVTVPGLSPSRRYRFHLYGLRGGKRIDRVSTDTVTASEEPLPSEEPKQEKPKAESTTSDALPAPAVLSELTVSSVTPSSVQLQWSVPEGPFDSFMLQYRDAHGQPQALPIHGESRSVTVPGLSPSHRYRFHLYGLRGKKKIDHVSTEAMTAAEEPEELPLPTEEPQDENPQTEAPPSEATPAQAVLDELRVSSVAPSSVQLQWSVPKGSFDSFMLQYRDAEGQPQALPIAGGSRSVTVPGLSPSRRYRFHLYGLRGGKRIDRVSTDTVTAAEKPEELPLPTEEPQQHEKPQTDAASAEALPARAVLGDLMVSSVTPNSVQLQWSVPEGPFDSFMLQYRDAEGQPQALPIAGESRSLTVPGLSPSHRYRFHLYGLRGKKKIDHVSTEAMTAAEEPEELPQPTEEPQDENPQTEAPPSEATPAQAVLDELRVSSVSPSSVQLQWSVPKGSFDSFMLQYRDAEGQPQALPIAGGSRSVTVPGLSPSRRYRFHLYGLRGGKRIDRVSTDTVTAAEKPEELPLPTEEPQQHEKPQTEAPSAEALPERSVLGDLKVSSVTPSSVQLQWSVPEGPFDSFMLQYRDAEGQPQALPIDGGSRSVTVPGLSPSHRYRFHLYGLRGKKKIDHVSTEAMTAAEEPEELPQPTEEPQDENPQTEAPPSEATPAQAVLDELRVSSVSPSSVQLQWSVPKGSFDSFMLQYRDAEGQPQALPIAGGSRSVTVPGLSPSRRYRFHLYGLRGGKRIDRVSTDTVTASEKPEKLPLPTEEPQHEKPKTEAPATEALPARAVLSELTVSSVTPSSVQLQWSVPEGPFDSFVLQYRDAQGQPQALPIHGESRSVTVPGLSPSHRYRFHLYGLRGRKKIDHVSTEAMTAAEEPEELPLPTEEPQDENPQTEAPPSEATPAQAVLDELRVSSVSPSSVQLQWSVPKGSFDSFMLQYRDAEGQPQALPIAGGSRSVTVPGLSPSRRYRFHLYGLRGGKRIDRVSTDTVTAATDKTEEPPSPSEEPQTEVLPTDDNQPEHTQNEVPLVRAVLGELRVASVTPDSVQLQWSVPEGPFDSFMLQYRDAEGQPQALPIDGESRSVTVPGLSPSHRYRFHLYGLRDGKRTDRVSTDIITAAAKPEELALPSEEPKPEVISSDAPPAWAELGELKVSSVTPNSVQLQWAVPKGPFDSFMLQYQDVHGKPQALPIDGRSRSVTVPGLSPSHQYRFHLYGLQGGKRVDHVSTDVVTDAAVPEQMPIPSVEPQLEDHKPEQPQTEVDQGQDALGKLRVSNVTPNSVQLQWSISEGSFDSFTLQYRDALGQPQALAVDGGSRSVTVPGLSPSHWYRFHLYGVRGRKRIDRVSTDVVTADPEDLPPPSMDTPTEAAPSEAPSARAVLGELRVSSVTPNSVQLHWTVPEGHFDSFMLQYRDAEGQPQALPINGRLRSVTVPGLSPSHRYRFHLYGLRARKKIDHVSTEIVIADREAATVLEELPLPSEEPQDEKHQTEVPTSAPTLAQAVLKELTVSSVTPSSVQLQWSVPKGPFDSFMLQYRDAQGQPQALPIAGGSRSVTVPGLSPSHRYRFHLYGLRGRKKIAHVSTDIVTATAKTEELPLPSEEPQPEDPKGKDPPAEATPSEVPLERAVLSDLRVSNITPDSVQLQWSVPKGSFDSFMLQYQDAEGQPQALPIAGGSRSVTVPGLSPSRRYRFHLYGLRGGKRIDHVSTETTTGAPGTLWVGSVWPRSAWLHWDAPHTPPDGYELMYGSPGGPQQTLWLPPEATSRQLWGLEPARRYGVRLWGRGGDPQTAPLEATFDTPPLPHPHPRDCAEEQLNGPGPSRETLIFLRGDPARPLRVFCDMETDGGGWLVFQRRQDGGTDFWRGWDSYARGFGNVSGEFWLGNEALHELTTATPTELRVDLRTARDSAFALYRDFAVGSAQERYRLRVGAFSGTAGDALSYHSGSPFSTKDRDSRDPRDRRDPSGRPRPPPCAVAYGGAWWYRNCHYANLNGRYGTPRDHQGIHWFPWKGFNVSIPFTEMKLRPQRG is encoded by the exons ATGTCCCCACAGCTGTCCTTGTGTCGCCATGGgtccccctgtgcccccctcgtgtgtgtccctgtgtccctcaggtgtccccagagatGTTCCTGTGTCCCCTACCGGTGTGCATGTATCCCTGGAGATGTCCCCAGCGGTGTCCCCCGTGTGTCTGGGTGTCCCCTATGGGTGTCTCTCTTACCCCTCTGTGTCACCGTGGGTGTCCCCCAAGACGTCCCTGTCCCCCTGCGTCCCCCCATGGGTGTTCCCTGTGTTTCATGTGTGTCCCTTGTGTGTCCCACGGTGTCTCCACATCCTCCCGGTGCCTTCTTTGCCTTGGACGTCCCCACAGCTGTCCCTATGTCCCTTATCGGTGCCTGTGTCTCCCCATGGATGTCCCCATGGATGTTCCTGAACAGCCCTGGTTGTTCCCATAAATGTCCCGCGTGCCCCCCCACGTGTGCCTGTGTCCCCCCCGTGGTTGTCCCCACGGTTGTCGCTGTGTCTCTCCACGATGTCCGCGTTCACCTGTGGCTGCCTCTGCGTATCCCGATGTCCCCGTTTTCCCCCAGGACGATGCCGATGACCCTGGAACTGCGGCTTCTtctgctggcgctggcgctgcgGGGGGAGGCAGTgtccccctcagtgtccccctcagtgtccccctcagtgtcccctgccgCGTCTTCCCCCGAGTCCCCCTCCGAGACGTGTGGGGCAGCCCTGGCGGATGTGCTGAGGAGGCTGCGGGAGCTCGAGGGACACGTGCgggcactgaggggacactgtggggacacggggggacccCAGGCCGGGACAG gtcGGTCGGTGCAGCTCTGTGCGCCCCCTgccggcggcggctgcgcctgcCCCGCCCCCTCGGccgaggccccgcccccggccccgccccccgcgtGCCCGCGCGGCTGCAGTGACCAGGGCCGGTGCGAGAGGGGGCGCTGCCGCTGCTTCCCGGGCTTCAGCGGCCCCGACTGCGCCACCCCCGCCTGCAGCCCGGGCTGGGGCGGGGCCCGCTGCGACATCG AGGTGCCCTGGGTAACACCACGCTTGGCCTCCCGCACCCCAACATCCCTGCGCATCACCTGGCCCCAGCCCCTGGTTCCTCCTGATGGCTACCGGGTGACACTTGTCCCTCTG GATGACCCTGTGGCCATGACAACGCATGaactgcccagctctgctgtcgCCTTCTCAgtgacagggctgtccccaggccacCCCTTCGAGCTGCTGGTCCAAGCCCGGCGGGGGCCGCATCTAGGGGCACCCGGGGTCCTGCGTCTGCGCACAG CACTCATCCCATCTGTGCCACACTATGAGGGGTCCCCGGCATCGCCTCAGGGCtccctggggtccccagcagtGGCACCATCAGCCCGAGGACCCCCAGAGtccccaggatccccagggTCACTGGGGCCCCCAgggtcaccagtgtcaccaatATCACCAGACTTGTCCTTGGGATCACCCGGGTTTTTGGGATCACCAGCATCCCCCAAGGTTCCAGCATCCCCAGTAGCTCGAGGGTCCCTGGGATCCCCAGCACCCCCGAGATCATCAATGTCACCAGAGTCCCCAGAGTCACCAGCACCATCAGAATTCCCAGGGTCATCAGTGTCACAAGATTTCTCAGTGTCACCAGCGTCCCCAGagtccccattgtccccagaGTTCCCAGAGCTTCCGGGGTCCCCAGAGTCCCCAATGTTTCCAGGATCCACTCCACCCCCAtggtccccagtgtccccatggcccccactgtccccaggcatcccctccctgcaggaCCTGGTGGCCCGGCTGTCCACATACAGTGGATCCCTGCTCCAGCGTCTCGAGAGCCACCTTCGGGCCACCAACTTCCCACTCCGTGGCAACCAGACAGTGCCAGGGGTGGCCCGCGCCATCCTGGCTTACATCCTGCGCCGGCACCCAGCCCTTGGGAGAAGACAGGGACCCACAG GGGAGAGTGGAAACCAGGAGCCGGTGCTGGAATGGGCGGACatggatgggatggagctgACAGAGCCATGGAGGGACGTGGAGAAAACAG TCAAAGCCGAGCCAGAGGAGCTGCGTCCATCCCGGCCAGTCCTGGGTGACCTCAGTGTCACCAGCAtcacccccagctctgtgcagctgcagtggagTGTCCCCAAGGGCTCCTTTGACTCCTTCATGCTGCAGTATCGGGATGCTGAGGGCcagccccaggccctgcccatCGCTGGCGGGTCTCGCTCAGTGACGGTGCCAggcctgtccccatcccaccggTACCGCTTCCACCTCTATGGGCTGCGGGGTAAAAAGAAGATTGACCATGTCTCCACTGAGGCTGTGACAG CAGCAGAAGAGCCAGAGGAACTGCCCCAGCCCACAGAGGAACCACAGGATGAGAATCCCCAAACTGAGGCCCCACCATCTGAGGCCACTCCAGCACAGGCAGTACTGGATGAGCTGAGGGTCTCCAGCGtcagccccagctctgtgcagctgcagtggagcGTCCCCAAGGGCTCCTTTGACTCCTTCATGCTGCAGTATCGGGATGCTGAGGGCcagccccaggccctgcccatCGCTGGCGGGTCTCGCTCGGTGACGGTGCCAGGCCTGTCCCCATCCCGCCGGTACCGCTTCCACCTCTATGGGCTGCGTGGAGGCAAAAGGATTGATCGTGTCTCCACTGACACTGTCACAG CCAGTGAAGAACCCTTGCCCTCAGAGGAGCCCAAACAGGAGAAGCCAAAAGCTGAGTCCACCACATCTGAtgctctcccagctccagcagtgctCAGTGAGCTGACAGTCTCCAGTGTCACacccagctctgtgcagctgcagtggagTGTCCCCGAGGGCCCCTTTGACTCCTTCATGCTGCAGTACCGGGATGCTGAGGGCcagccccaggccctgcccatTCATGGGGAATCTCGCTCAGTGACTGTGCCggggctgtccccatcccaccggTACCGCTTCCACCTCTATGGgctgaggggaaagaaaaagattgaCCACGTCTCCACCGAGGCCATGACGG CAGCAGAAGAGCCAGAGGAACTGCCCCAGCCCACAGAGGAACCACAGGATGAGAATCCCCAAACTGAGGCCCCACCATCTGAGGCCACTCCAGCACAGGCAGTACTGGATGAGCTGAGGGTCTCCAGCGtcagccccagctctgtgcagctgcagtggagTGTCCCCAAGGGCTCCTTTGACTCCTTCATGCTGCAGTATCGGGATGCTGAGGGCcagccccaggccctgcccatCGCTGGCGGGTCTCGCTCGGTGACGGTGCCAGGCCTGTCCCCATCCCGCCGGTACCGCTTCCACCTCTATGGGCTGCGTGGAGGCAAAAGGATTGATCGTGTCTCCACTGACACTGTCACAG CCAGTGAAGAACCCTTGCCCTCGGAGACCAAACAGGAGAAGCCAAAAGCTGAGTCCACCACATCTGatgccctcccagctccagcagtgctCAGTGACATGACAGtctccagtgtcacccccagctctgtgcagctACAGTGGAGTGTCCCCGAGGGCCCCTTTGACTCCTTCATGCTGCAGTATCGGGATGCTGAGGGCcagccccaggccctgcccatTCATGGGGAATCTCGCTCGGTGATGGTGCCggggctgtccccatcccaccggTACCGCTTCCACCTCTATGggctgaggggaaggaaaaaaattgtccaCGTCTCCACTGAGGCCGTGACGG CTGCAGAAGAGCCAGAGGAACTGCCCCAGCCCACAGAGGAACCGCAGGATGAGAATCCCCAAACTGAGGCCCCACCATCTGAGGCCACTCCAGCACAGGCAGTACTGGATGAGCTGAGGGTCTCCAGCGtcagccccagctctgtgcagctgcagtggagcGTCCCCAAGGGCTCCTTTGACTCCTTCATGCTGCAGTATCGGGATGCTGAGGGCcagccccaggccctgcccatCGCTGGCGGGTCTCGCTCGGTGACGGTGCCAGGCCTGTCCCCATCCCGCCGGTACCGCTTCCACCTCTATGGGCTGCGTGGAGGCAAAAGGATTGATCGTGTCTCCACTGACACTGTCACAG CCAGTGAAGAACCCTTGCCCTCAGAGGAGCCCAAACAGGAGAAGCCAAAAGCTGAGTCCACCACATCTGatgccctcccagctccagcagtgctCAGTGAGCTGACAGtctccagtgtcacccccagctctgtgcagctgcagtggagTGTCCCCGAGGGCCCCTTTGACTCCTTCATGCTGCAGTACCGGGATGCCCATGGCcagccccaggccctgcccatTCATGGGGAATCTCGCTCAGTGACGGTGCCggggctgtccccatcccaccggTACCGCTTCCACCTCTATGGgctgaggggaaagaaaaagattgaCCACGTCTCCACGGAGGCCATGACGG CCGCAGAAGAGCCAGAGGAACTGCCCCTGCCCACAGAGGAACCGCAGGATGAGAATCCCCAAACTGAGGCCCCACCATCTGAGGCCACTCCAGCACAGGCAGTACTGGATGAGCTGAGGGTCTCCAGCGTCgctcccagctctgtgcagctgcagtggagcGTCCCCAAGGGCTCCTTTGACTCCTTCATGCTGCAGTACCGGGATGCTGAGGGCcagccccaggccctgcccatCGCTGGCGGGTCTCGCTCGGTGACGGTGCCAGGCCTGTCCCCATCCCGCCGGTACCGCTTCCACCTCTATGGGCTGCGTGGAGGCAAAAGGATTGATCGTGTCTCCACTGACACTGTCACAG CCGCAGAGAAGCCAGAAGAACTACCCCTGCCTACAGAGGAACCACAGCAGCATGAGAAACCCCAAACTGACGCTGCCTCTGCTGAGGCACTCCCAGCACGAGCAGTTCTGGGAGACCTGATGGTCTCCAGTGTCACACCCAactctgtgcagctgcagtggagTGTCCCCGAGGGCCCCTTTGACTCCTTCATGCTGCAGTACCGGGATGCTGAGGGCcagccccaggccctgcccatCGCTGGGGAATCTCGCTCACTGACGGTGCCAggcctgtccccatcccaccggTACCGCTTCCACCTCTATGGgctgaggggaaagaaaaagattgaCCACGTCTCCACCGAGGCCATGACGG CAGCAGAAGAGCCAGAGGAACTGCCCCAGCCCACAGAGGAACCGCAGGATGAGAATCCCCAAACTGAGGCCCCACCATCTGAGGCCACTCCAGCACAGGCAGTACTGGATGAGCTGAGGGTCTCCAGCGtcagccccagctctgtgcagctgcagtggagcGTCCCCAAGGGCTCCTTTGACTCCTTCATGCTGCAGTACCGGGATGCTGAGGGCcagccccaggccctgcccatCGCTGGCGGGTCTCGCTCGGTGACGGTGCCAGGCCTGTCCCCATCCCGCCGGTACCGCTTCCACCTCTATGGGCTGCGTGGAGGGAAAAGGATTGATCGTGTCTCCACTGACACTGTCACAG CCGCAGAGAAGCCAGAAGAACTACCCCTGCCTACAGAGGAACCACAGCAGCATGAGAAACCCCAAACTGAGGCCCCCTCTGCTGAGGCACTCCCAGAACGTTCAGTGCTGGGGGACCTGAAGGTCTCGAGTGtcacccccagctctgtgcagctgcagtggagTGTCCCCGAGGGCCCCTTTGACTCCTTCATGCTGCAGTACCGGGATGCTGAGGGCcagccccaggccctgcccatTGATGGCGGGTCTCGCTCAGTGACTGTGCCggggctgtccccatcccaccggTACCGCTTCCACCTCTATGGgctgaggggaaagaaaaagattgaCCACGTCTCCACCGAGGCCATGACGG CCGCAGAAGAGCCAGAGGAACTGCCCCAGCCCACAGAGGAACCACAGGATGAGAATCCCCAAACTGAAGCCCCACCATCTGAGGCCACTCCAGCACAGGCAGTACTGGATGAGCTGAGGGTCTCCAGCGtcagccccagctctgtgcagctgcagtggagcGTCCCCAAGGGCTCCTTTGACTCCTTCATGCTGCAGTACCGGGATGCTGAGGGCcagccccaggccctgcccatCGCTGGCGGGTCTCGCTCGGTGACGGTGCCAGGCCTGTCCCCATCCCGCCGGTACCGCTTCCACCTCTATGGGCTGCGTGGAGGCAAAAGGATTGATCGTGTCTCCACTGACACTGTCACAG CCTCAGAGAAGCCGGAGAAACTACCCCTGCCTACAGAGGAACCACAGCATGAGAAACCCAAAACTGAGGCACCCGCAACTGAGGCACTCCCAGCACGAGCAGTTCTCAGTGAGCTGACAGtctccagtgtcacccccagctctgtgcagctgcagtggagcGTCCCCGAGGGTCCCTTTGACTCCTTCGTGCTGCAGTACCGGGATGCCCAAGGCcagccccaggccctgcccatTCATGGGGAATCTCGCTCAGTGACGGTGCCggggctgtccccatcccaccggTACCGCTTCCACCTCTATGggctgaggggaaggaaaaagattGACCACGTCTCCACGGAGGCCATGACGG CAGCAGAAGAGCCAGAGGAACTGCCCCTGCCCACAGAGGAACCGCAGGATGAGAATCCCCAAACTGAGGCCCCACCATCTGAGGCCACTCCAGCACAGGCAGTACTGGATGAGCTGAGGGTCTCCAGCGtcagccccagctctgtgcagctgcagtggagcGTCCCCAAGGGCTCCTTTGACTCCTTCATGCTGCAGTACCGGGATGCTGAGGGCcagccccaggccctgcccatCGCTGGCGGGTCTCGCTCGGTGACGGTGCCAGGCCTGTCCCCATCCCGCCGGTACCGCTTCCACCTCTATGGGCTGCGTGGAGGGAAAAGGATTGATCGTGTCTCCACTGACACTGTCACAG CAGCCACAGACAAGACAGAGGAGCCACCCTCACCCTCCGAGGAGCCCCAAACTGAAGTCCTGCCAACTGACGACAACCAGCCTGAGCATACCCAAAATGAGGTCCCCCTGGTGcgggcagtgctgggagagctgagagtcgccagtgtcacccctgactctgtgcagctgcagtggagcGTCCCCGAGGGCCCCTTTGACTCCTTCATGCTGCAGTACCGGGATGCTGAGGGCcagccccaggccctgcccatTGATGGGGAATCTCGCTCCGTGACTGTGCCggggctgtccccatcccaccggTACCGCTTCCACCTCTATGGGCTGCGGGATGGGAAGAGGACCGACCGTGTCTCCACTGACATTATCACAG ctgcagccaagccagaGGAGCTGGCCCTGCCCTCAGAGGAGCCCAAGCCTGAGGTCATCTCATCTGATGCCCCACCAGcttgggcagagctgggggagctgaagGTCTCCAGTGTCACACCCAactctgtgcagctgcagtgggctgTCCCCAAGGGCCCCTTTGACTCCTTCATGCTGCAGTATCAGGATGTCCATGGCAAGCCTCAGGCCCTGCCCATTGATGGCAGGTCCCGTtcagtgacagtgccagggctgtccccatcccatcagTACCGCTTCCACCTCTACGGGTTGCAAGGTGGGAAAAGAGTTGACCATGTGTCCACCGATGTCGTCACAG atgcagcagtgccagagcagATGCCCATACCCTCAGTGGAGCCCCAACTGGAAGATCACAAACCTGAGCAGCCCCAAACCGAGGTCGACCAGGGACAGGATGCCCTGGGGAAGTTGAGGGTCTCCAACGTCACACCCAACTCCGTACAGCTGCAGTGGAGCATCTCTGAGGGCTCCTTTGACTCCTTTACACTGCAGTACAGGGATGCCCTGGGCCAGCCCCAAGCCCTGGCTGTTGATGGGGGGTCCCGCTCCGTGACAGTGCCtgggctgtccccatcccactggTATCGCTTCCACCTCTATGGAGTGCGGGGCAGGAAGAGGATTGACCGCGTCTCCACCGATGTTGtcacag ctgaccCAGAGGATCTGCCCCCACCCTCAATGGACACCCCAACTGAGGCCGCTCCATCTGAGGCCCCCTCGGCACGGGCAGTGCTGGGCGAGCTGAGGGtctccagtgtcacccccaaCTCTGTGCAGCTGCACTGGACTGTCCCAGAGGGCCACTTTGACTCCTTCATGCTGCAGTACCGGGATGCTGAGGGCcagccccaggccctgcccatCAATGGCAGGTTGCGCTCGGTGACGgtgccagggctgtccccatcccaccggTACCGCTTCCACCTCTACGGGCTGCGGGCCAGGAAGAAGATTGACCACGTCTCCACTGAGATTGTCATAGCTGACAGGGAAG CTGCAACTGTGCTAGAGGAGCTTCCCCTGCCCTCAGAGGAACCCCAAGATGAGAAACACCAAACTGAGGTCCCCACATCTGCACCCACCCTGGCGCAGGCAGTGCTGAAGGAGCTGACAGtctccagtgtcacccccagctctgtgcagctgcagtggagcGTCCCCAAGGGTCCCTTTGACTCCTTCATGCTGCAGTACCGGGATGCCCAAGGCcagccccaggccctgcccatCGCTGGTGGGTCCCGCTCGGTGACGGTGCCggggctgtccccatcccaccggTACCGCTTCCACCTCTATGggctgaggggaaggaaaaagattGCCCATGTTTCGACCGACATTGTCACAG CCACAGCCAAGACAGaggagctgcccctgccctcaGAGGAGCCCCAACCTGAGGACCCCAAAGGAAAAGACCCTCCAGCTGAGGCCACCCCATCTGAGGTCCCCCTGGAACGGGCAGTGCTGAGTGATCTGAGGGTTTCCAATATCACCCCTGactctgtgcagctgcagtggagcGTCCCCAAGGGCTCCTTTGACTCCTTCATGCTGCAGTATCAGGATGCTGAGGGCcagccccaggccctgcccatCGCTGGCGGGTCTCGCTCGGTGACGGTGCCAGGCCTGTCCCCATCCCGCCGGTACCGCTTCCACCTCTATGGGCTGCGTGGAGGGAAAAGGATTGACCACGTCTCCACTGAGACCACCACTG